AGTTGTAGTTGTAGGTTATGGTGGCAAATCGCCGAAAGTAAAATCCGAACCTTTGGTGGGATGGGTCGCTTACAAAAAATACATAAACGACAATTCCTATCAAACCTTGTTAGGCAAAGGTTCTGTTACCTTGATATTCGACATCTCTACATTTGGACGTCCGATTGATATCACCGTTAAGAAAACAAGCAACCCAGAACTAAACCAAAAAGCCATTCAAATTATTCAAAATGGCCCAGACTGGAAAAAAGGAAACGATGGAAAGAAAATCGAAGTGAAAATTAGTTTTTAGGTAGGTTAGACAGTAGACATAAGACATAAGACTATTTCTGGATCTCTAATATCTTATGTCTATAACCAAAAGTCTAAACCTCATTATTGCTGATGGACTAATGTCTTATGTCATATGTCTATAACCACAAGGCAAAACCCCCATTCTTGTTGATGGTCCAAAGTTTTATGTCTATAAACACAATTCTAAATCCCATTCTTGGTGATGGACTAATGTTTTAGATCTAAAGTCTAATGTCTTGTGTCTTATGTCTAATGTCTATTACCACAACTATATGCCTAAACCCCCATTCTTGCTAATGGTCCGATGTCTTGACCGATGAAATCTTGTTTTAGGAAACTTTTGATATCCTGCAATTGCGATCATTGCAGCATTATCGGTGCAATATTCGAATTTAGGAATAAAGACATTCCAGTTATATTTTTGGCCCATTTCTAGGAGACCGTTGCGGAGTCCTGAGTTTGCTGACACCCCGCCTGCGATAGCAATATCCTTTACTCCGGTTTGTTTCGCTGCTTTTTTAAGCTTATTCAATAATATCGAAACGATTCTACTTTGCACGGATGCACATAGATCATCCATTCTTTCGTCCAAGAAATTAGGATTCTTTTTAATTTCATCTTGCACTAAATATAGAATAGCAGTTTTCAGTCCCGAGAAGCTAAAATTAAGTTCGGGAATCTGAGGTTCTGGTAATTTAAAGGCATTTGGGTCACCATCTTTAGCGTGCTTATCTATCAATGGTCCACCTGGATAAGGGAGATTCAAGATTTTGGCAGTTTTATCAAAGGCTTCACCTGCGGCGTCATCCAATGTTTCTCCGATAAGGTCCATTTCAAAATAATCTTTTACCAATACAATTTGTGTATGGCCTCCTGAAACCGTAAGGCATAAGAACGGAAAATTCGGTTTTGGATTATCAATAAAGTGGGCTAATATATGTGCCTGCATATGATTCACCTCAATCAATGGAATATCTAGGGCAAGAGCAAACGACTTTGCAAAAGAAGTTCCTACCAATAAAGCACCTAAAAGTCCAGGTCCACGCGTAAAAGCTACTGCATCTATATCATTTTTCCGTATTTTAGCAGAAGCGATAGCTTGGTCTACTGTTGGAATAATATTTTGTTGATGTGCTCGAGAAGCTAACTCAGGAACTACACCCCCATATTTAGCGTGAATTGCTTGACTAGCAATAATATTTGACTTAATTTCGCCATCTATACATATAGAGGCCGAAGTTTCATCACATGAAGATTCTATTCCTAGAATAATGGCCATTTTGAGAGAAGTATAAAATTTAATTTACAAAAGTATCAAAAAAATACTTAAAATAACGTTAATAAGCCTGCTCAGCATCTTAGCCCTGCTGTCAATTCTGCTATTCTCTCTACAGTTTTCCGCTGTTCAAACATATGTTACCAAAAAAGTCGCTAAATATCTTTCTAAGGAGTTGAATGCAAATGTTGAGATTGGAAAGATTTATTTCAAGCCCTTTTCAGAACTCAACCTCTACGACTTCAATCTTTCCGATTCAAAAGGAAACCCTATACTTTCAGCAAAGAAGCTCAATGCAGATCTGATCTTAACAGATTATTTTCAGAACAAGATTGTCATCGAAAGATTAAATATTGAAAAGGCGTATGTGGATTTTCAAGTTTACAAGGACAGTTCGAACCTTAAGTTCTTAATAGATTATTTTGCTCCGAAAAAGAAAAAAGATCAAACTCCAAAGAAGAAAATGGAGCTAAAGCTTTACGAAGTTAATTTGGTAGACAATTATGTCAAAATCATTAACCATACGCAGAAGCATCATAGCCGTGGTGTTGATTTCTCCGATATTGAGTTAACCCACCTAACTGGAAATTTCAGTAAAATTGAGCAAGATTCCACAACTCTGAAAGCAATTATTAAAAAGCTTTCTTTCCAAGAGAAATCTGGCTTTAAAGTGAAGGAATTAAGTTCTCATGCAGTCGTAACGGACAAGTTCATGGAATTTGACAATTTAAAGCTCTTGACTAACAACTCCACGCTTGGAAATTACTTAAAATTCAGCTATAAAGATTTTGGAGATTTCGGAGATTTTTGTAAAGAAAGTTAAACATAGATTCCGAGATGGAAAATGTCTTTGTTGATTCTAAGGACATTGAATACTTTGCACCTGACATGAAATTTGTCAGATTTAAAGCGGAAGTAAATCAAGGAAATGTCAAGGGCACTGTAGCCAATATCCGCGTCCAGAATGCCGATATAGAAACCGGGGATGAAACCAGGTTAATTGGGGATTTCAATATTAAAGGTCTGCCAAATATCAATAAAACCATTTTTGACTTTTCAGGCCGAACGATTGCAGACTTACTGCTCAAGATATTGAAAAATTAGTTCCTGAACTTTCAAATAGAGGTTCTTTTACCCTACCAGAACAACTTCATAGATTAGGATTAATAAGATTTGCTGGTTCATTTAATGGCTTATATAATTTATTTGATGTCAAAGGAAGATTTTGAAACAGAATTGGGTCTTCTCAATACGGAGAGTCACATCAATATCCAGAAAAACATCGTTTACGCAGGAAACCTTCAGAGTGATGATTTCCAAATCGGAAACCTCATCAACAGCAACAGCATAAAAAACAGCGCATTTGATTTAAATTTTGATGGCCAAAACCTAGATTTCAAAGGAAATCCAATTGAACATCATTGGAGATTTAAGGAATTTTCAAATGGGCAACAATCAATACGACAGCATTTCTGTTGACGCCTTCTTATTTGAAAGAGCAGATTGAGGCTAATGGTCATATCAGCGATTAAAAATGTAGCCTTAGCCTATGACGGTAAAATAAAATCTCCAGGAAGAGCAAAGTGTCTATAATGTGGATGCCCAAATTGATATGATCAATTTGAAAAAGCTGGGTTTTGTGACTAAGGATAGCATTTATAATTTATGATTCCAATATCAGCACACATTTAACGGGGAACAATCTCAACAATCTAAACGGGGACTTACGTGCCAACCAGATTTCCATGGAAACTTCAAAGGGTAAGTTCACGATTGATGATGTTTATTTTTCTGCTGAAGGAAATGAAATGGATAGGTCCTTGATACTTAAATCCAATGTGATGGGATGCAGAGGTTAGAGGTATAATTGACCTCAATACCATTGTTCCATATTTTAAGGCATTGGCGATGCGCTATGCTCCAGCAATAGGATTAGAAACAGAGGCATATAACCCGCAGTTATTTGATTTAGATCTCAATATAAAGTCATTTGAAGCGGTATCCAGCGTTTTTAGACCCAACCTTAACCTTGGAAGATGGCGCCACTTTGGAAGCTCACTTTTCGTCGGAAGACTTTACCGCCCAGTTTACTGCCTTCAGCCCATTTGTAAAATATCAAGGGGTTAATTTACAGAACCTGACCATCAATGAAAATGCAGATCAAAATGCTTTTTCACTCAACTTAAAAGCAGATAAAGTATTTTTAACAGACAGCATATTTGTTAATAATGTTGAAATAAACAATATCCTCTCCAATGATAGTCTTTTATTTAATATTAAAGCAGCAGAAGATACTGATGAAAACTTTATGAGGTTAAATGGAAACATACATTTTGCCCATAATAAACCTGCTTACATCAGGTTTGACGAATCTACGATTGTCTTGAATTATGAAACCTTGGACTTTTAATACCGATGCTGAAATGCGGGTTTCAAAAGGAAAGTTTTACTTGGATAATTTAGTAGCTTCACAAGGAAATCAAAAGGTGGAATTCAATGGAGTGTTATCAAATGAAGATGACAAATTAGAAGTTCAATTCAGCAGATTTAATCTACACTCACTAGAATCGGTCACAAAACCTATGGGGATCCATTTGGATGGTGAGTTAAATGGTCATATTGAAGTGCATTCGATCTTTAAAAAAACCGTTACTTATCAGCGAATGTAAGCACTACCCCAATGGTTTGGAAACCAAATTCCAATAGGACAGATGGTCTTATTGGCAGATTTCGACCCTGAGTCCAAAGTTGCAAATTTAGACTTTCAGCTATTGGATGACCGAAAAAGGGGGTTGACCCTGAATGGAACTTATCAAGTTGTTTCTGGGGATCAGGCTATCAATTTAAAAGGTAGATTGACACAAGCAGAACTTATATTGTTCCAACCATTTATTCGCAACCTAGCTTCGGATCTGCAAGGAAAAATGGATGCAGAATTAAATATAGGTGGCACTCTTCAAAATCCACTCATCAATGGTACTGCTCATATAGAAAGTGCATCTTTCAAAGTGAACTATCTTAAAACTACCTATAATCTGAATAGTCAATCGGTCATGATTGATCAGAATAAAGTTATGATGAATAACTTGACCTTTACTGATATCAAAGGTCATCAAGCTGTTGCGGGTGGAGTTGTGGATCTTTCAAAATTAGCTAACCCTTACATTGATGTTAATGTAGCAACAAACAATGTAATGATTTTGAATACGACCTATAAGGACAATAATCTTTATTATGGTACTGCATATGCTACTGGTACATATCAATTCAAAGGGTTTACCTCGGCAATTGACATCAATATCAAGGCAAGATCGGAAGAAAATACTACCATTACCATTCCTTTCAATACAGCCATGACGGTTTCAGAAAGTGACTTTATTTATTTTGTCAGTAAAGATTCTACGGAAAACCAAGAGAATGCATCTCGTTACTTTTTGAAAGGCATGACGATGAATATGGACCTAGAGCTTACACCTGCTGCTGAGGTAAACCTACAAACCGACATTGGTTCGCTAAAAGGAACGGGTACGGGAGAGATAAGTTTGAAGGTTTCGAGTTTGGGGGATTTTGAAATGTTTGGCGACTATGCCGTAAATTCTGGAAAATTCCATTTTACAGCTCAAGATTTTATCAATAAATATTTTGACCTTAAGCAAGGTGGTACTATCCGTTGGACAGGATCTCCTTCTGGTGCGACGGTAAAATATTACTGCAGTCTACCAACAAAGAACATCCATACGGGACTTATACAATGCCGCAGGTAGAGCTGGGCAGGATGAAAGGGTATTAGCTCAGGCCGATATGATCATCAAAGGAACGCTTAGTCAACCCGATGTATCATTTGATTTAAACTTCCCGCAAACACCTTATGTTAAGGATGAGTTGCAGGCTTATTTTTCAGATGCAAACAACGTAAACCAACAAGCCCTGAGTTTAATTATCCGAAGGAGTTTTACAGCCAACAATTCTGGAGAGCTTGGAAGGGAAGTAAATAACACGCTCCTATCTGCAGGAACTGAGATTGCATTCAACCAATTGAACAATATCTTAGCCCAATCCTTAAACATTAATTTTTTGGACTTCAATATCCGATCATTGAATGATGCATCAGCGTCGTTTAGATTCTTTGATGACCGATTGGTATTGACTGGAGGATAGTAGACCGTAGAAATATTCAAACAACAGATTTGACTTTCTTCTCAAATCAAGTAGCTACGGATGCTGAGTTGACCTATAAAATCAGAAGGGATGGAAGCCTTATGTTCAGAGCATATAACAGGCTAAATACGAGGAATATTTTATTTACACCTACTGATGATTACATCAATGCTGTAGGATTGGTATACCGTACAGAATTCAATACCCTAGGTGAGTTTTGGAAAAAGATGTGGACTTTTAAACCTCGGAGAGACACCATTCCTACGATCCCTACTATTTCACAAGATAGTATCAAGAATTCATCTCAGCTGCCCGCAGCTAACTAAGATATTTTTCCAAAAGATATTCTCTTTCTTCATCTAGAGAACCTTTAAATTCTGGTTGTTTAGCACGATTGTACCAATATCTAGCATTCCACAGATCACCCTCTACCCTATGCAAATAAGCATGGACATGAGCAGACACCATATCATTCAATTGATCGATGAGGTCATGCGCTTTTTTCCAATCTCCGTTGGCATCATACCATAAGGATTTGATCTGTACATCCCAGTCTGGGTTTGGTTGAGGATTGTTAAGGGTGGCTTTAAATTCTTGTAGTGTCATGGAATTAAGTTGATTTTTATTACAATAATTAAATATCATATTTAGTCTTCAAATATCCTTAAAGATAGGTATTTCGACATTTTAGCTTTCAAAAATATTAAGGAACTGTAAAGTTTATATTAATTACAAAATTATTTTATTTGAATTTCTTAATTTTGATCTATGAAATTAAGAGAGGATATAATAGAGTTTTATGATCGGATTCATTATGATGCTCAGGAGGTAGTTTCTCAGGACCGGCCACACATCAATGTATTTGAGCGCTCTTCATGTATTGGATCTATGCCTTATTCCCGAAGGGATTATTATAAAGTCACATTGATTCAGGGAAGGGAACACTAGAGTATGCTGACAAGACATTTGAAATAAAACAAAGTGCCTTGCTATTTTCGACTCCCAAAATTCCTTACAGGTGGAAAGGCGACGGAGGTGAACAACCAGGCTGGTTTTGTATTTTCAATGAAGCTTTTGTTAAAAAACAGGATGACTTTTTATACAATCTTCCAATGTTTCAAATTGGCACCGATAAGCTTTTCTATTTAACTGAGGAAACTGAAAGCTTGATTTCAGTATTATTTAAGGAGATGGTTGCTGAAAACTCTTCTAATTATCAATTTAAGCAAGAAATATTAAGAAGCTACCTGCATTTGATAATTCATCAGGTCATAAAATCCAAACCTTTTGCATCAAACAATTATGAGCACAATGCATCAGAGCGTCTAGCCATGCTATTTTTGGAGTTACTTGAGCGTCAGTTTCCCATCGATGCCATTCATAATCAGCTCACATTAAAATCCGCGAAAGATTATGCAGATCGATTATCAGTCCACACCAACCACCTAAACCGAGCCGTAAAAGAGATAACGGGAGAGACCACCTCCTATCACATTTCGAATAGAATCATTGCAGAAGCAAATGAATTACTTCGGTATACTAACTGGCCGATATCAGAAGTAGCTTATTCGCTAGGTTTTGAATACCCCGCATATTTCAATAATTTTTATAAAAAACATACAGGTAAAACACCGCGAGAAATAAGAAAGCTGGCAGTTTAAGCTTTATTATTTGAATTTTATAATTTTTAGTTTGAATCGATCGTAAATTTCAAAGGATTCGCTTTTAGCTTTGACTTAAGAAAAATTACGATTATGAACAAACAAACTTCAAGATTGCTTATTCATGAGGAAGAGAAAACTCCAATTGTAAGAAAAGCAAATTTCCAAAAGTTAGCATTCGATAATTACAAGCTTACGATATTATCGGATGGATTTATACCCCGTCAACCTATTTACCCGGATTTTGCACCCGAAACCTCTAGAGAAGTTCTAGAACAGCTCTTGCTATTAAACGTGAGATCAATAGAAACAATTGATTTAGAAATCAATACAGTTTTAATTGAAACAGAAAACAAGAAAATACTGCTGGATGTTGGCTTGGGAAAATCTAATGAAAATCCAGATATCGGTTGGTTGGTCGATAGTCTGTCATTATCAGGAGTAAGACCTGATGAAATCACCGATATTATTATTTCACATTTACATCCTGATCATATTGGAGGATTATATGGCTTAAATAATAGTATAAACTATCCCAATGCTCGCATCCATCTGTCAGAACTTGAATGCACTTTTTGGAGAAACGCTCAATTATCTGATTTTACAGAAAGTGGTATCTATCATATGGATCGTGAAGGATTAAAACAAATCATCCAAATGATACCATCTATGTTAGAAGACTTCAAGCACCAGATTGAGTACATTGATTTCACAAAAGGACTTTTTGGCTTCCTCTCCTTCCTGCCAACACCAGGACACACTCCTGGAATGTTTAGCACTAAAATATGTAGCGACCATCAATCTGTTACTTATATTGCAGATTTAGCTCATCATGAGCTTATACAATTTGAACATCCTGAATGGTCATTTTCTGGAGACCACAATCCCAAATTGGCAGCAGAGACCCGGATCAATTTTTTCCATGATTTTAACAATACTCAAGAATTAGTTATTGGATCTCACCTCCCTTGGCCAGGAATTGGAAGAATTAATTCAAGCGAAGGAGAAAATCGATTTGATTGGAATCCATATGGATCCATAAGTTAAGCCAAAGGAGTTTTATAAATATGATATCACATTAAATAATATAAACATGAAAACGAGAAAATTAGGAAATACAGGCGAGCGTTTGTCAGCTATAGGTTTGGGCTGTATGCCTTTGAGTACAGTTTACGGTCATACTGATAAATCAGAAAGTATTAAATTACTACATGAAGCATTAGATTTAGGAGTAAACTTTTGGGACACTGCAGACATGTATGGTAATGGTGAAAACGAAGAAATTATTTCAACCGTATTAAAAGACAACAGGGATAAAATTTTCATTGCAACAAAATTTGGGTTTCGATTCAATGATACTGAAAACACCGTTCACAGTCCATTTAATTCTTATTTTGACGGGTCACCAGAATGGATGCGACAAGCCGTCGAATTGAGTCTAAAAAGATTGAAGGTAGATGTTATCGATCTGTATTATGCTCATCGAGTTGATCCCAATATCCCAATTGAGGAAACAGTTGGAGCAATGGCAGAATTGGTGAAGGAAGGGAAGGTTAGATATCTTGGACTTTCTGAAGCTTCATCCGAATCATTAAAAAAGGCAAATGCGATCCATCCAATTGCAGCATTACAAAGTGAATATTCAGTTTTGACGAGAGAAGTAGAAAAGGACATTCTTGCTACAGCTCGGTCATTAAATATTTCGTTAATACCATACTCTCCATTAGCAAGAGGTTTATTTAATATTATTAACCAAACGCGAGATTTCCAAGAAGGAGACTTCAGAAAAAATCTCCCTAGATTCCAAGACGAAAATCTAGAAAACAATATCATGTTGGCAGAGGCTTGGAATGAATTTGCAAAAACAAAGGAGATTAGTGGAACTCAATTAGCGTTAGCCTGGGTCCTTGCCCAAGGAGAGGATATCATACCGATTCCAGGGACTAAACGTTCGAAATATTTAAGGGAAAACATAGAAGCAGTATCTATTGAACTTTCTCCAGAGGATTTGCAGCAGATAGATGAAATATTGATTAAATACCCTAATACGGGAGAACGTTATCCTGAAGCGTCCCTAAAATTAGTAAACAATTAATCGGTTATAGATAAAAAGAAAGCTTGGGAATTAATTCACCAAGCTTTCTTTTTATTTATACCTTAAGATTTCCCTACTTAAACTTGCTTGCCAATGCAGCTAGCTTAGCGGCCATATCGGTTTCTGGAGCTTTCTCTTGACGGCGGTCAGAACGCTTCTCAGAATGCTTCCTTGGTGCTTTATCTTCAGTTTTCATCGATAAACTGATTCTGTTTCTTTTTTCATCAACTTCCGTTACTGTGACCTGAACCTGCTGTTGAACTTTTACAATTTCATGTGGATCAGATACGTAATGATTTGCCAATTGACTTAAATGCACCAAACCATCTTGGTGAACACCGATATCAACAAAAGCACCGAAATTAGTAATGTTAGTTACAATTCCTGGAAGCTTCATTCCGATTTTCAAGTCAGCGATGCTATTTACACCTTCAGTAAATGAAAATGCTTCAAATTTATCACGAGGATCCAAACCTGGTTTTGCCAACTCTGCCATGATATCATTCAATGTAGGAAGACCTACTTCCTCGGAGATATATTTTTTCAGGTCGACACTTTTTCTCACTTGATCATCTTTCATCAGATCCTGGATGGATACATTCAAGTCCTTAGCCATTTTTTCAACCAAAGCGTATCGCTCAGGATGTACAGCTGAAGAATCTAATGGGTGCTCTGCATTACGAATTCTTAAGAATCCCGCTGCTTGTTCGAAAGCTTTATCGCCTAATCTAGGTACTTTCTTCAATTCACGGCGTGAACTGAATGGACCATTTTCTTTTCTATAATTAACGATTTGTTGTGCCAATGCCGGACCTAATCCTGAAATATAAGATAAGATTTGTTTTGAGGCTGTGTTTAGTTCTACTCCTACCGAGTTTACACAGGACATAACAGTATCATCAAGGGCAGATTGCAGCTTATTTTGGTCAACATCATGTTGGTATTGACCAACACCAATTGATTTAGGATCGATTTTAACGAGTTCTGCCAATGGATCCATTAGTCTTCTGCCTATGGAAACGGCACCTCTAACGGTAACATCATGCTCTGGAAACTCTTCGCGCGCGACTTCCGATGCAGAATAGATAGAAGCACCACTTTCATTGACCATCACGATGGTCGCACCTGGCATATTCATTTTACGGATAAAATCCTCCGTTTCACGTCCGGCTGTACCATTACCAATAGCAATTGCTTCAATATCATAAGAAGATATCAACCGTTTAACAATACGTTCAGCTTCAGCTTGGCCTCCAGCACCGTTATGAGGGAAGATTGCCGTATTCTCCAACAGATTGCCTTGCGCATCCAGAACCACAGTTTTACATCCTGTCCTGAATCCTGGGTCAATAGCCAATAAACGTTTCTGACCAAGGGGAGCAGCCAATAATAATTGCCTTACGTTGTCTGCAAAAACTTTGATTGCTTCTTCATCCGCTTTCTGCCTAGTTAGCACACGGATTTCAGTTTCCATTGATGGCTTCAACAGGCGTTTATAGCTATCTGCTAATGCCAATGAAACTTGATTACTGGCTTCATTATTTCCTTTGATATATAGCTTTTCGATTCCAGGGACTACATCGGATTCAGCAACATCAATATCAAGATATAAAAGCTCTTCTTTTTCACCTCTTCTCATTGCAAGAACACGGTGTGATGGAGCATCTTTCAAGGATTCAGTCCAATCGAAATAGTCTTTGTATTTCAAGGCTGCTTCTTCTTTTCCAGGCACTACCCTGGATACGAAATTTGATTTGTTTAAGATTGCCTTTCTTGCATGGGCTCTCACTTGTGCATCTTCGGCAATTTGTTCTGCGATGATGTCACGAGCACCAGCTAAGGCCTCTTCAATTGAAGTTACAGCTTTCTCTTCATCAATATATGAACCTGCTGCTGTCTCAACATCTATTTTATCCTGCGCCAATAATAACTCAGCCAAGGGTTGCAATCCTTTTTCACGAGCGACAGATGCTCTTGTTTTACGCTTCGGTTTATAAGGAAGGTAGATATCTTCCAGAGCTGCCATGGTTTCGGCAGACTTCACTTGAATTTCAAGTTCAGGGGTTAGCTTCCCTTGTTCAGAGATGGATTTCAGAACCGCATCCTTGCGTTTGTCAAGGTCTCTCAATTGTTGCATTCTATCCCGAATTGCTGTGATCTGAACCTCATCCAGGCTTCCTGTCAATTCTTTACGGTATCTGGCAATAAATGGCACCGTCGCACCTTCATCCAAAAGGTTGATGGTGGTATTCACTTGTTTCTCGCTAATCGACAACTCTTTCGATACGATAATCTCGTGTGATGTAATCATATATAAATCTAAATGGAAATAATAAAGCTGTTGGAAGAATACCAACAGCTTTTAGATATAAGAATATTTTCTAGGCTTGTTTAGAATTATTATCTTCTAATGGATTTTTATCAACTTCAGGAGCAGGGTTCTCCTTAGCAGCATCTTCTGCTGCATTATCTTCAACTGCAGGGGCATCATTATTCGCAAAGTGGTCATTGTAACCATAGCTATAATAATCATCTGCTGTTGGAGTAGTGTAAGGTTTGTGCTCATAAGTTCCTGCTGGTGCAGTAAATTGAGGCACTTTCTTTTCAGCAACAACTTCTTCTTCCGTTACGACCTCATTTTCATTTGAAGCCAAAGTGTTTTCAAAATCTTGGGTTGGTGTCGCAGCAGGTTTCTTTTGTTCAGGCTCTCTTTCAATATCGGCCTTTACATCGTCAATTTCTTTTTCAAAATTGTTGATCTGATCTGAAATCTCTCTTTTAATCCCTTCTGAAGCATCTTTAAATTCCCTTATTCCTCTGCCCAGTCCTCTTGCTAACTCTGGTAATTTCTTGCCACCGAAAAGTAATAATGCCACTAAAATAATCAGCATCATCTCTTGGGTACCAATGTTCAAAAACGCTAAATTCATCTCTACTTTATTAATTGATAATAAGCTAAGGTAAGTCTATTATTTTTTTTCAGCAATAAATTCCTGTAATTATTTAGCAACAAAAAGTTAAACTAAGATGATTTTCTATGCGAGTTATAACTTGTACCTTTGTGCTCCTTATTATTTTATTATATGCTCCAGAACTTCAAATCCAATAAAATATATTATCTAAGCACGATGGCCTTGGCAGGTCCGGTTGTGATTTCACAGCTTGGGCATACCTTGGTGCAGACTGCAGATACTATTATTGTTGGCCAATTCGCAGGTACGATTTCATTAGCAGCTGTTTCATTGGTGCACTCCGTTTTTATGGTTGTGTTGGTAATTGGGTTAGGTATTGCCTACGGACTTACCCCTCTGATTGCTCAAGAAAACGGAAGACATAATTT
The Sphingobacterium daejeonense genome window above contains:
- a CDS encoding MBL fold metallo-hydrolase, whose product is MNKQTSRLLIHEEEKTPIVRKANFQKLAFDNYKLTILSDGFIPRQPIYPDFAPETSREVLEQLLLLNVRSIETIDLEINTVLIETENKKILLDVGLGKSNENPDIGWLVDSLSLSGVRPDEITDIIISHLHPDHIGGLYGLNNSINYPNARIHLSELECTFWRNAQLSDFTESGIYHMDREGLKQIIQMIPSMLEDFKHQIEYIDFTKGLFGFLSFLPTPGHTPGMFSTKICSDHQSVTYIADLAHHELIQFEHPEWSFSGDHNPKLAAETRINFFHDFNNTQELVIGSHLPWPGIGRINSSEGENRFDWNPYGSIS
- a CDS encoding aldo/keto reductase translates to MKTRKLGNTGERLSAIGLGCMPLSTVYGHTDKSESIKLLHEALDLGVNFWDTADMYGNGENEEIISTVLKDNRDKIFIATKFGFRFNDTENTVHSPFNSYFDGSPEWMRQAVELSLKRLKVDVIDLYYAHRVDPNIPIEETVGAMAELVKEGKVRYLGLSEASSESLKKANAIHPIAALQSEYSVLTREVEKDILATARSLNISLIPYSPLARGLFNIINQTRDFQEGDFRKNLPRFQDENLENNIMLAEAWNEFAKTKEISGTQLALAWVLAQGEDIIPIPGTKRSKYLRENIEAVSIELSPEDLQQIDEILIKYPNTGERYPEASLKLVNN
- a CDS encoding DUF748 domain-containing protein — translated: MLKITLISLLSILALLSILLFSLQFSAVQTYVTKKVAKYLSKELNANVEIGKIYFKPFSELNLYDFNLSDSKGNPILSAKKLNADLILTDYFQNKIVIERLNIEKAYVDFQVYKDSSNLKFLIDYFAPKKKKDQTPKKKMELKLYEVNLVDNYVKIINHTQKHHSRGVDFSDIELTHLTGNFSKIEQDSTTLKAIIKKLSFQEKSGFKVKELSSHAVVTDKFMEFDNLKLLTNNSTLGNYLKFSYKDFGDFGDFCKES
- a CDS encoding Sec-independent protein translocase subunit TatA/TatB, coding for MNLAFLNIGTQEMMLIILVALLLFGGKKLPELARGLGRGIREFKDASEGIKREISDQINNFEKEIDDVKADIEREPEQKKPAATPTQDFENTLASNENEVVTEEEVVAEKKVPQFTAPAGTYEHKPYTTPTADDYYSYGYNDHFANNDAPAVEDNAAEDAAKENPAPEVDKNPLEDNNSKQA
- a CDS encoding translocation/assembly module TamB; the encoded protein is MRDLYNAAGRAGQDERVLAQADMIIKGTLSQPDVSFDLNFPQTPYVKDELQAYFSDANNVNQQALSLIIRRSFTANNSGELGREVNNTLLSAGTEIAFNQLNNILAQSLNINFLDFNIRSLNDASASFRFFDDRLVLTGG
- a CDS encoding translocation/assembly module TamB domain-containing protein, which translates into the protein MVLLADFDPESKVANLDFQLLDDRKRGLTLNGTYQVVSGDQAINLKGRLTQAELILFQPFIRNLASDLQGKMDAELNIGGTLQNPLINGTAHIESASFKVNYLKTTYNLNSQSVMIDQNKVMMNNLTFTDIKGHQAVAGGVVDLSKLANPYIDVNVATNNVMILNTTYKDNNLYYGTAYATGTYQFKGFTSAIDINIKARSEENTTITIPFNTAMTVSESDFIYFVSKDSTENQENASRYFLKGMTMNMDLELTPAAEVNLQTDIGSLKGTGTGEISLKVSSLGDFEMFGDYAVNSGKFHFTAQDFINKYFDLKQGGTIRWTGSPSGATVKYYCSLPTKNIHTGLIQCRR
- a CDS encoding Tex family protein, encoding MITSHEIIVSKELSISEKQVNTTINLLDEGATVPFIARYRKELTGSLDEVQITAIRDRMQQLRDLDKRKDAVLKSISEQGKLTPELEIQVKSAETMAALEDIYLPYKPKRKTRASVAREKGLQPLAELLLAQDKIDVETAAGSYIDEEKAVTSIEEALAGARDIIAEQIAEDAQVRAHARKAILNKSNFVSRVVPGKEEAALKYKDYFDWTESLKDAPSHRVLAMRRGEKEELLYLDIDVAESDVVPGIEKLYIKGNNEASNQVSLALADSYKRLLKPSMETEIRVLTRQKADEEAIKVFADNVRQLLLAAPLGQKRLLAIDPGFRTGCKTVVLDAQGNLLENTAIFPHNGAGGQAEAERIVKRLISSYDIEAIAIGNGTAGRETEDFIRKMNMPGATIVMVNESGASIYSASEVAREEFPEHDVTVRGAVSIGRRLMDPLAELVKIDPKSIGVGQYQHDVDQNKLQSALDDTVMSCVNSVGVELNTASKQILSYISGLGPALAQQIVNYRKENGPFSSRRELKKVPRLGDKAFEQAAGFLRIRNAEHPLDSSAVHPERYALVEKMAKDLNVSIQDLMKDDQVRKSVDLKKYISEEVGLPTLNDIMAELAKPGLDPRDKFEAFSFTEGVNSIADLKIGMKLPGIVTNITNFGAFVDIGVHQDGLVHLSQLANHYVSDPHEIVKVQQQVQVTVTEVDEKRNRISLSMKTEDKAPRKHSEKRSDRRQEKAPETDMAAKLAALASKFK
- a CDS encoding helix-turn-helix domain-containing protein; translated protein: MLFSTPKIPYRWKGDGGEQPGWFCIFNEAFVKKQDDFLYNLPMFQIGTDKLFYLTEETESLISVLFKEMVAENSSNYQFKQEILRSYLHLIIHQVIKSKPFASNNYEHNASERLAMLFLELLERQFPIDAIHNQLTLKSAKDYADRLSVHTNHLNRAVKEITGETTSYHISNRIIAEANELLRYTNWPISEVAYSLGFEYPAYFNNFYKKHTGKTPREIRKLAV